One window of Akkermansia biwaensis genomic DNA carries:
- the msrB gene encoding peptide-methionine (R)-S-oxide reductase MsrB, whose translation MKRIYHGPWTLAGLAFAILAAVALLSLLSCGENGHADNSKHHMDNKNLKTIYLAGGCFWGVEKYLSLIPGVKETEAGYANGSTPSPTYEDVCRKGTGHAETVKVVYDPDEVSLPFLLEQYYAVIDPLSVNRQGNDSGVQYRTGIYYTDEKDKPVIEMSLKRLQQHFKQPLTIEVQPLKQFSRAEEYHQDYLNKNPDGYCHIPAFRFQEARQARETKPVYQKKSDEELRKSLTPEQFAVTRKNATEPPFRNEYFNNDRPGIYVDVTTGEPLFLSTDKFDSGCGWPSFSRPIKEDLIQEKQDLSYGMNRTEVRSKTGDAHLGHVFPDGPKERGGLRYCINSASLKFIPEQDMEAQGYGRYVPLLQKNSRKDR comes from the coding sequence ATGAAACGTATCTACCACGGTCCCTGGACCCTAGCTGGCCTGGCATTCGCCATTCTGGCGGCCGTGGCCTTGCTTTCCCTGCTTTCCTGTGGAGAAAACGGCCATGCGGACAACAGCAAACATCATATGGACAACAAGAATTTGAAGACAATTTACCTAGCGGGCGGTTGCTTCTGGGGGGTGGAAAAATATCTTTCCCTGATTCCCGGAGTCAAGGAAACGGAGGCCGGGTACGCCAACGGCTCCACTCCCTCCCCCACGTATGAAGACGTGTGCCGCAAAGGCACAGGGCACGCGGAAACGGTGAAAGTAGTGTACGATCCGGACGAGGTCAGCCTGCCCTTCCTGCTGGAACAATACTATGCCGTCATTGATCCCCTCTCCGTCAACCGGCAGGGAAACGATTCAGGGGTACAGTACCGCACGGGCATTTACTACACGGATGAAAAGGACAAGCCGGTCATAGAAATGTCTCTGAAACGCCTCCAGCAACACTTCAAGCAGCCTCTGACCATTGAAGTCCAGCCCCTCAAACAGTTTTCCAGGGCGGAAGAGTACCATCAGGACTATTTAAATAAAAACCCCGACGGCTACTGCCACATTCCGGCCTTCCGCTTCCAGGAAGCCAGACAGGCCAGGGAAACTAAACCCGTCTATCAAAAGAAATCGGATGAAGAACTGCGGAAATCCCTGACGCCGGAACAATTTGCCGTCACCCGGAAAAACGCTACGGAACCTCCCTTCCGGAACGAATATTTCAACAATGACCGTCCCGGCATCTACGTGGACGTCACGACGGGAGAACCCTTGTTCCTTTCCACGGATAAATTTGATTCCGGCTGCGGATGGCCCAGCTTCAGCCGTCCCATCAAGGAAGACTTGATTCAGGAAAAACAGGACCTTTCCTACGGTATGAACCGCACAGAAGTCCGCAGCAAGACAGGAGATGCCCACCTGGGCCACGTCTTCCCGGACGGTCCCAAAGAACGCGGCGGCCTGCGCTACTGCATCAACAGCGCTTCCTTGAAATTCATTCCGGAACAGGACATGGAAGCCCAGGGGTATGGAAGATACGTTCCCCTCCTGCAAAAGAACTCCAGAAAAGATCGATAA
- a CDS encoding L,D-transpeptidase family protein, with amino-acid sequence MKLLPYLPLMILLFVPGTVHAAMEAEHLETHAEFVARKGYPESMEQWSDRHLLKAVDARVLHVVIYLGSQRGRLYANEQVVMDFPVCTGDRDHPTPAGTFTVLEKDKDHYSDLYGLAMPCFMRLTRDGIGLHAGPVFRTPQSHGCIRMTRESCVSLFNRIRLGTPVRIVAECVMKH; translated from the coding sequence ATGAAACTTCTGCCTTATTTGCCATTAATGATTCTGCTGTTTGTCCCCGGCACGGTTCATGCTGCTATGGAGGCGGAGCATCTGGAAACCCATGCGGAATTCGTAGCCCGCAAAGGGTACCCGGAAAGCATGGAACAATGGTCTGATCGCCATTTGCTGAAAGCAGTGGATGCCAGGGTCCTCCATGTGGTTATTTATCTGGGAAGCCAGCGGGGACGGCTGTACGCAAATGAACAGGTAGTGATGGATTTTCCCGTTTGCACCGGGGACCGGGATCATCCTACCCCCGCAGGAACTTTTACCGTACTGGAGAAGGACAAGGACCATTATTCGGACCTGTACGGTTTGGCGATGCCGTGTTTCATGAGACTCACCCGAGACGGAATCGGCCTGCATGCGGGGCCCGTTTTCCGGACGCCCCAGTCTCACGGCTGCATCCGCATGACGCGGGAGTCCTGTGTTTCTCTATTTAATAGAATTCGCCTTGGAACGCCTGTGCGAATTGTGGCAGAATGCGTCATGAAACATTGA
- a CDS encoding L,D-transpeptidase, producing MNAKKSSIIMGSALAGTLAMVSCSGPPEENLRVVPLTMPMASYNPNTRVVVAGVDYTEVHDEWMNPDIMKKAKSGNTRVVISRSAQRGQLMVGDEVAMDFPVCLGTSTHKTPLGHFNITEKKVHHVSNLYDASMPYFMRLTDGGIGMHVGPVFRTPQSHGCIRMTRSSCVPLFKTVKVGTPVRIVP from the coding sequence ATGAATGCAAAGAAAAGCTCGATAATCATGGGAAGCGCCCTGGCGGGAACGCTGGCGATGGTTTCCTGTTCGGGACCGCCGGAGGAGAATTTGAGAGTAGTGCCGTTGACGATGCCCATGGCATCCTACAATCCCAATACGCGGGTTGTGGTAGCCGGCGTGGATTATACGGAAGTACATGATGAATGGATGAACCCGGATATCATGAAGAAGGCCAAATCCGGCAATACGCGGGTGGTGATCAGCCGGAGCGCCCAGAGGGGGCAGCTGATGGTGGGTGATGAAGTTGCCATGGACTTTCCCGTTTGCCTGGGGACTTCTACACACAAGACGCCTCTGGGGCATTTTAACATTACGGAGAAAAAAGTTCATCACGTTTCCAATTTGTATGATGCTTCCATGCCTTATTTCATGCGCCTGACGGATGGCGGAATTGGAATGCATGTGGGACCCGTCTTCCGAACGCCACAGTCCCACGGCTGCATCCGCATGACGCGGTCCTCCTGCGTGCCGCTTTTCAAGACCGTCAAGGTAGGAACGCCCGTGAGGATTGTGCCGTAA
- a CDS encoding MFS transporter produces MNRTRDELAAAAIPPVKVPLWTRDYMLACCANLMMGLAFFELVPVLPLYLTGQLQVSSGWLGWIMSIYVLAAILSRPWFAHRVDSGDRKKIYVTVYILLALSFSGYAVAATALMFFATRFIQGLIWGGMTTSGPTMAVDIIPPSRRGEGLGFFGMTMTLGMCLGPVIGLQVYQQYGFYVITWSSLVLCLAGAGIASLIRAPKRPVQEPVQETPKKVLDRLVLRVGIPLAVNVMIASFSYGVVAVYSALYGKMYGFKYAGLFYALMGIGMLVSRFMVGRQIDRGRVAELSVISLGILTASFAALALFPLEWVYYTAAILIGFGFGIFIPTFQTMKLNMADRGHRGAVNSTFFTAFDIGVGTGMFCGGKIYAYLNLNWAFGIGALLNLLAIVYFYRISLDHYRKNKLGVDSD; encoded by the coding sequence ATGAACCGGACGAGAGATGAATTGGCGGCGGCAGCCATTCCACCGGTCAAAGTCCCTCTCTGGACCCGGGACTATATGCTGGCCTGCTGCGCCAACCTGATGATGGGGCTGGCCTTTTTCGAGCTGGTTCCCGTTCTTCCGCTGTACCTGACGGGCCAGCTTCAGGTCTCCTCCGGCTGGCTGGGCTGGATCATGTCCATTTACGTGCTGGCGGCCATCCTGTCCCGTCCCTGGTTCGCACACCGGGTGGATTCCGGAGACCGCAAAAAGATTTACGTCACGGTTTACATCCTGCTGGCCCTGTCCTTTTCCGGATACGCCGTTGCCGCCACGGCCCTGATGTTTTTTGCAACGCGCTTTATCCAGGGGCTGATCTGGGGCGGCATGACCACGTCCGGCCCGACGATGGCCGTGGACATCATTCCGCCCTCCCGCCGCGGCGAAGGCCTGGGCTTTTTCGGGATGACGATGACGCTGGGCATGTGCCTGGGGCCTGTGATCGGCCTCCAGGTGTACCAGCAGTACGGCTTTTACGTAATCACCTGGAGCTCCCTGGTCCTGTGCCTGGCCGGAGCGGGCATTGCCTCCCTCATCCGCGCCCCCAAACGCCCCGTTCAGGAGCCCGTGCAGGAAACGCCCAAAAAGGTGCTGGACCGGCTCGTGCTGCGCGTGGGCATTCCCCTGGCGGTCAACGTCATGATCGCTTCCTTTTCCTACGGAGTGGTGGCCGTTTACTCCGCCTTGTACGGCAAAATGTACGGCTTCAAGTACGCGGGCCTGTTTTATGCCTTGATGGGGATCGGCATGCTGGTCTCGCGGTTCATGGTGGGCAGGCAGATCGACCGCGGCCGCGTGGCGGAGCTTTCCGTCATTTCCCTGGGCATCCTGACGGCCAGTTTCGCCGCTCTGGCCCTCTTCCCGCTGGAATGGGTGTATTACACGGCCGCCATCCTGATCGGCTTCGGGTTCGGCATCTTCATTCCCACCTTCCAGACCATGAAGCTGAACATGGCGGACCGCGGCCACCGGGGAGCCGTCAATTCCACCTTCTTCACAGCGTTCGACATCGGCGTAGGAACGGGCATGTTCTGCGGAGGCAAGATTTACGCGTACCTGAACCTGAACTGGGCCTTCGGCATAGGCGCCTTGCTGAACCTGCTGGCCATTGTCTATTTCTACCGCATATCACTGGACCATTACCGGAAAAACAAGCTGGGCGTGGATTCCGACTGA
- a CDS encoding LysR family transcriptional regulator, translated as MYYDYIVMFEHLFSERGLSLDRLKTLIEVARAGSIAGAARGDSARQSLYSRQIKELEEFFGVELTRRRGKVLVLTRPGWELVRRAHESLCLLDDFKSRSRNMPYRFTIGAGDSLHAWIAAPALAEMQKRGLPWLFALQNLRNSDVPLKLQNMDVDFGIVRTSALAAEGLESRVIRTMDYALYVPAALAGKGTSGTSADFPRLMETLPLATLAGGSGFYASLKRSCMEYGIDLRVQCETQSFPFAARMLKSGAFMAILPCMAEEELGKGFFKVTHPALDRLARSISLAWNPRLLRVRPSAGKVIEAFAVPGQV; from the coding sequence ATGTACTATGACTATATAGTCATGTTTGAGCATCTTTTTTCCGAACGCGGATTATCCCTGGACCGGTTGAAGACCCTGATTGAAGTTGCCCGGGCAGGCAGCATTGCCGGGGCTGCCCGGGGCGACAGTGCGCGGCAGAGCCTGTATTCCCGGCAGATCAAGGAACTGGAAGAATTCTTCGGCGTGGAATTGACACGCCGCCGCGGAAAGGTGCTGGTGCTCACCCGCCCCGGGTGGGAGCTGGTAAGGCGCGCCCATGAGAGCCTGTGCCTGCTGGATGATTTTAAGAGCCGCAGCCGGAATATGCCGTACCGCTTCACGATCGGAGCCGGGGACAGCCTTCACGCGTGGATTGCGGCGCCCGCGCTGGCGGAGATGCAGAAACGCGGATTGCCCTGGCTGTTTGCCCTGCAGAACCTGCGCAACAGCGACGTTCCTCTCAAGCTCCAGAACATGGACGTGGACTTCGGCATTGTCCGCACCAGCGCACTGGCGGCGGAAGGACTGGAAAGCCGGGTGATCCGGACCATGGACTATGCTCTGTACGTTCCTGCGGCGCTGGCGGGAAAGGGAACAAGCGGAACGTCCGCAGATTTTCCCCGTCTGATGGAAACGCTGCCTCTGGCCACATTGGCCGGCGGTTCCGGATTTTATGCCTCCCTGAAACGGAGCTGCATGGAATACGGAATAGACCTGCGGGTGCAGTGTGAAACTCAATCGTTCCCCTTTGCGGCGCGCATGTTGAAAAGCGGCGCCTTCATGGCAATCCTGCCCTGCATGGCGGAGGAGGAATTGGGAAAGGGTTTTTTCAAGGTCACCCATCCCGCGCTGGACAGACTGGCCCGCAGCATTTCCCTGGCCTGGAATCCGCGGCTGCTGCGCGTACGGCCTTCCGCCGGAAAAGTGATCGAGGCCTTTGCCGTTCCGGGACAGGTCTGA
- a CDS encoding RtcB family protein, with the protein MITINGKYTEARVFTDELEDLARTQIRDVCHHPAFEGSRVRIMPDVHAGAGCVIGFTAELKTDKVIPNLIGVDIGCGVLTARLDALPDFAGFDARLRERVPSGMHARSAVHQALLDDPELDEEIARICVDILRTDKDKHRRSVGSLGGGNHFIEIAQGDRDAFLCIHSGSRNFGLKIAEHYQKLATATCPNEYLVQRKKGLCYLEGENTLNYMRDMKVAQRFAALNRRVMLHELMDNAEELESFDTVHNYIAEDNIIRKGAVQASAGCKLIVPLNMRDGSVICIGKGNEEYNNSSPHGAGRKMSRKKAKSSISLEEFETSMQGIFSTCVSRATLDEAPMAYKDGDSVLDNIHETAEIVERLRPVYNFKSPEW; encoded by the coding sequence ATGATTACCATCAACGGAAAATACACGGAAGCCCGGGTGTTCACGGATGAACTGGAAGACCTGGCACGCACCCAGATCAGGGACGTTTGCCACCACCCGGCCTTTGAAGGAAGCCGGGTGCGCATCATGCCGGATGTCCACGCCGGAGCCGGCTGCGTGATCGGCTTCACCGCGGAACTGAAAACGGACAAGGTGATTCCCAACCTGATCGGCGTGGACATCGGCTGCGGCGTCCTCACGGCGCGTCTGGACGCTCTTCCGGATTTTGCCGGGTTTGACGCCCGTCTGCGCGAACGCGTACCGTCCGGCATGCACGCCCGTTCCGCTGTCCACCAGGCCCTGCTGGACGATCCGGAACTGGATGAAGAGATCGCCCGCATCTGCGTGGACATTCTGAGGACGGACAAGGACAAGCACCGCCGTTCCGTAGGCTCCCTGGGCGGCGGCAACCACTTCATTGAAATAGCGCAGGGAGACCGGGACGCCTTCCTGTGCATCCACTCCGGCTCCCGCAACTTCGGTCTGAAAATAGCGGAACATTACCAGAAATTGGCTACCGCCACATGCCCGAACGAATACCTGGTCCAGCGCAAGAAAGGGCTCTGCTACCTGGAGGGGGAAAACACGCTGAATTACATGCGGGACATGAAAGTGGCCCAGCGCTTTGCCGCACTGAACCGCCGCGTGATGCTGCACGAACTGATGGACAATGCAGAAGAACTGGAAAGCTTCGACACCGTCCACAACTACATCGCGGAAGACAACATCATCCGCAAGGGCGCCGTCCAGGCTTCCGCGGGCTGCAAGCTCATCGTGCCTTTGAACATGCGGGACGGCTCCGTCATCTGCATCGGCAAGGGAAATGAGGAATACAACAATTCGTCCCCGCACGGGGCAGGTCGCAAAATGTCCAGAAAGAAAGCCAAAAGCAGCATCTCCCTGGAAGAGTTCGAGACCTCCATGCAGGGCATCTTCTCCACCTGCGTTTCCCGCGCCACGCTGGATGAAGCGCCCATGGCCTACAAGGACGGAGACAGCGTGCTGGACAACATCCATGAAACGGCGGAAATCGTGGAACGCCTCCGGCCCGTATACAACTTCAAGTCGCCTGAATGGTAG
- a CDS encoding M60 family metallopeptidase, with protein sequence MNVQLLSIVSALRHERWLTVLLAVLAVFFSGISPAKDYPALDVPADIALKVNKASSPQSPYSSGHSVNQAIDGSLESANWHAPGARHVEGEFELAEPSTLHYVSFSGANFNEVSLSVMTGSSWRKLGKFNLGGSRIVKFKTPLQKVQKIRMEVDYPEGTSPSFTVREVGFYQKPESGLNRQLLKVFQDTSCSSLNPKCTLADLKALPEFLQIVARKLKSGRYEDKEFRIASYNAYSHPEFSAKVRNINALNKFDNPTGIVAQEGDEILVFVGPTHGEDIALASVSPAGIESSSYPLDKGINKIKISRSGLLYVMYHTDISKPKRPITVHIPVGSGTVNGYFDVTRHTDKDWERMIGKAPHSMFDIVGRYSMMILHTEYLRAYSPDSITKSVQTWDESVKAMWKIMGFDKYPQPHNNRQLGVSVGNGVHMFATWYYCGYSIGDNGSTMKNEVIAPGVLQGNRLWGIGHEIGHCYQHPFNWRSMSESSNNFFAQLILDQVANRINGNERATDMENPCKYLLEDVVKGKPFHDINGWAKWGFAQYSFYLYFHKLGINPEFYPVLFESLRRKPLAKQQYEVSEAHLAWYERVCNVSKTDFTEDFEIFNWFVPIDYKGNQYGEYSFKMTEEMARASKARIAAKRYPKPKFRIAFLHQHGKTVNLWGKNLHGSELNGYWTKYKKNARLSSSVSATRKGSMIVVRNGENAAAFCVTTNGKVVGYYDRQQFDVSSVEWNDTSRVYAIPIQASEPYKLIYQAGKS encoded by the coding sequence ATGAATGTTCAGCTCCTATCCATTGTCTCCGCACTCCGGCATGAGCGCTGGCTGACGGTTCTTCTTGCCGTTCTGGCAGTATTCTTTTCAGGGATTTCCCCAGCTAAAGATTATCCTGCCCTGGATGTCCCCGCAGACATTGCGTTGAAGGTGAACAAGGCTTCCTCCCCCCAGTCCCCCTATTCTTCCGGTCATTCCGTGAACCAGGCGATAGACGGTTCCCTGGAATCCGCCAACTGGCATGCGCCCGGTGCGAGGCACGTGGAGGGAGAGTTTGAGCTTGCTGAACCGTCCACCCTTCATTACGTGTCTTTCTCCGGAGCCAATTTCAACGAAGTGTCCCTTTCCGTCATGACGGGATCCTCCTGGCGGAAGCTCGGCAAGTTCAATCTGGGCGGTTCCAGGATCGTCAAATTCAAGACGCCGCTCCAGAAGGTGCAGAAAATCAGGATGGAGGTGGATTATCCGGAAGGAACGTCTCCTTCATTCACCGTGCGGGAAGTAGGTTTTTACCAGAAACCGGAATCCGGCCTCAACCGGCAATTGCTGAAAGTATTCCAAGACACGTCCTGTTCCTCCCTGAATCCCAAGTGCACGCTGGCAGATCTCAAAGCATTGCCGGAGTTTCTCCAGATAGTAGCGCGGAAGCTGAAATCCGGACGGTATGAGGACAAGGAATTCCGCATCGCTTCCTACAACGCTTACAGCCATCCCGAATTTTCTGCGAAAGTAAGAAACATCAACGCATTGAATAAATTTGACAATCCTACCGGGATCGTAGCGCAGGAAGGAGATGAAATTCTGGTGTTCGTCGGGCCCACGCATGGGGAAGATATCGCCCTGGCTTCCGTTTCTCCGGCGGGGATAGAATCCTCCTCCTATCCTCTTGACAAAGGAATCAACAAGATCAAAATTTCCCGTTCAGGGCTGTTGTATGTGATGTACCATACGGATATCAGCAAGCCCAAGCGGCCCATAACCGTCCATATTCCCGTAGGCAGCGGAACGGTGAACGGGTATTTCGATGTTACCAGGCATACGGACAAGGACTGGGAGCGGATGATCGGCAAGGCTCCCCACAGCATGTTTGACATCGTGGGGCGTTATTCCATGATGATTCTTCATACGGAATACCTCAGGGCCTACAGCCCGGATTCCATCACGAAGTCCGTCCAGACATGGGATGAAAGCGTCAAGGCCATGTGGAAGATCATGGGTTTTGACAAATACCCCCAGCCGCACAATAACCGTCAGCTTGGCGTTTCCGTGGGCAACGGCGTCCACATGTTCGCCACCTGGTATTATTGCGGCTACAGCATCGGTGATAACGGCAGCACGATGAAGAATGAAGTGATAGCGCCCGGCGTGCTTCAGGGAAACCGCCTCTGGGGAATAGGCCATGAAATCGGTCACTGCTATCAGCATCCGTTCAATTGGCGCAGTATGTCGGAAAGTTCCAACAATTTCTTCGCGCAGCTGATTCTGGATCAGGTGGCCAACCGGATCAATGGCAACGAACGGGCCACGGATATGGAGAATCCCTGCAAATACCTGCTGGAGGACGTCGTGAAGGGAAAGCCCTTTCACGATATCAATGGATGGGCGAAATGGGGCTTTGCCCAATATTCCTTCTATCTGTACTTCCACAAGCTGGGGATCAATCCGGAATTTTATCCCGTGCTGTTTGAGTCATTGCGGCGCAAGCCTCTTGCCAAACAGCAGTATGAGGTTTCTGAAGCCCATCTGGCGTGGTATGAACGCGTTTGCAATGTCTCCAAAACGGACTTCACGGAGGATTTCGAGATCTTCAACTGGTTTGTTCCCATCGACTACAAGGGGAACCAGTATGGGGAGTACAGTTTCAAGATGACGGAGGAAATGGCCCGCGCCTCCAAGGCGCGCATTGCCGCCAAGAGGTATCCCAAGCCGAAGTTCCGCATCGCTTTCCTGCACCAGCACGGGAAGACGGTGAATTTATGGGGGAAGAACCTGCACGGTTCCGAGCTCAACGGCTATTGGACCAAGTACAAGAAAAACGCCCGGCTCAGTTCTTCCGTTTCCGCCACCAGGAAAGGCAGCATGATCGTGGTCAGGAACGGGGAAAATGCCGCGGCTTTCTGCGTGACGACCAACGGCAAGGTGGTGGGGTATTATGATCGCCAGCAATTTGATGTTTCTTCAGTGGAATGGAATGATACCTCCAGGGTGTATGCCATTCCGATCCAGGCCTCGGAACCCTACAAGCTGATTTACCAGGCCGGTAAATCCTGA
- a CDS encoding DUF2752 domain-containing protein — protein MKLFALYGALLVLACGVLVYTGDPSRSSWLPECPFYKTTGWLCYGCGSTRALHALLHGHWADSLKYNILLVPTLVWLGALFFIRNRRVFNRTLLAGAGVLVVFTVVRNLPCL, from the coding sequence ATGAAACTGTTTGCCTTGTATGGGGCTCTCCTCGTTCTGGCGTGCGGCGTGCTCGTCTATACAGGAGACCCCTCCCGCTCCAGCTGGCTCCCGGAGTGCCCTTTTTACAAAACCACGGGGTGGCTTTGTTATGGCTGCGGTTCCACCCGGGCTCTCCATGCCCTTCTGCACGGGCACTGGGCGGATTCCTTGAAGTACAATATCCTGCTGGTGCCGACCCTGGTATGGCTGGGCGCCCTTTTTTTCATCCGGAACAGGCGCGTGTTTAACCGGACATTGCTGGCAGGAGCAGGGGTGCTTGTGGTGTTTACGGTTGTGCGCAATCTCCCGTGCCTGTAG
- a CDS encoding cob(I)yrinic acid a,c-diamide adenosyltransferase produces the protein MSVITKRGDDGETDLMFGRRSPKTAPRIETYGTVDELNSLIGVVRHSGVNPRTVVVLDGVQARLVGAMGELATLEEDLPKYDAKGYARITAEDVAWLEEQAHILEKECDIRFKGWARPGKEGSLGSAYLDLARSVCRRAERRVVALRLDNALSNINTALFLNRLSDLCWVLARFEALDAKEKTGDEG, from the coding sequence ATGAGCGTGATAACCAAGCGTGGAGACGATGGCGAAACGGATCTGATGTTCGGCAGGCGCAGCCCCAAAACGGCGCCGCGCATAGAAACATATGGAACCGTGGATGAATTGAATTCCCTGATAGGCGTCGTGCGGCATTCCGGAGTAAATCCGCGTACGGTGGTTGTGCTGGACGGCGTTCAGGCTCGTCTGGTGGGCGCCATGGGGGAACTTGCCACGCTGGAGGAGGATTTGCCGAAGTACGATGCCAAGGGTTATGCCCGTATTACGGCGGAGGACGTAGCATGGCTGGAGGAACAGGCCCACATACTGGAAAAGGAATGCGACATCCGTTTCAAAGGCTGGGCGCGCCCCGGCAAGGAAGGATCTTTGGGATCCGCCTATCTGGATCTGGCCCGTTCCGTCTGCCGCCGCGCGGAACGCCGGGTGGTGGCATTGAGGCTGGACAACGCCTTGAGCAATATAAACACCGCCCTGTTCCTGAACCGCCTGTCCGACCTCTGTTGGGTTCTGGCCCGTTTTGAAGCTCTCGACGCGAAGGAAAAGACAGGGGATGAGGGATAA